In Romboutsia lituseburensis, a genomic segment contains:
- a CDS encoding Na/Pi cotransporter family protein, translating into MNIAISLIGGLGLFLYGMNLMGEGLQKSAGDKLKKIIELLTSNVLMGVLVGVVVTGIIQSSSATTVMVVGFVNAGIMSLPQAIGVIMGANIGTTVTAQLVSFNLEGLAPVALGVGIIIFLFSSKEKNKHLAEILIGFGILFTGMEFMKDAVKPLADLPQFRDALLYFGAHPILGILAGFLITGIVQSSSASMGMLIALASEGLLPLTSALPILYGDNIGTCVTSLLSSIGASRNAKRAAIMHLTFNVIGTIIFMLILNIPIQAIVTKIDPNDAARQIANAHTLFNLINVIILLPFSKFIVKIAMLLVPEKSTEKESTSNTKFLDERMLETPSIALGNTVKEVLRMGNKAATALDYSLKGLINKDAQLVKNTFETENIVNKLQKDLLNYLLKLSKSPLNDDERVKTDLLFHTVNDIERVSDHAENIAEIAQNLIDGNLKFSKNAVDEITDIYEKALANFKNSLIALDKGDLDLARKVLDSEKEVNYLEKLFRKSHMDRLSENSCSLDSGVLYLDLLSNLERVSDHASNIAKQVLKIK; encoded by the coding sequence TTGAACATAGCAATAAGCCTTATCGGAGGTCTTGGACTTTTCCTTTATGGAATGAATCTTATGGGAGAAGGTCTTCAAAAATCCGCGGGAGATAAATTAAAAAAAATTATAGAACTTCTTACAAGTAATGTTCTTATGGGAGTTTTAGTCGGTGTTGTAGTTACTGGTATTATCCAAAGTTCTAGTGCTACTACTGTTATGGTTGTTGGATTTGTAAATGCAGGAATAATGAGTTTACCTCAAGCAATAGGAGTTATAATGGGTGCTAATATAGGTACTACAGTAACTGCTCAGCTTGTATCTTTTAACTTAGAAGGTCTTGCCCCTGTTGCTCTTGGAGTAGGTATTATCATTTTTTTATTTTCATCAAAAGAAAAAAATAAGCATCTAGCAGAGATTTTAATTGGTTTTGGTATACTATTTACTGGTATGGAATTTATGAAAGATGCTGTAAAGCCTTTAGCTGATTTACCTCAGTTTAGAGATGCTTTACTATACTTTGGAGCTCATCCTATTTTAGGAATACTTGCTGGTTTTTTAATAACAGGTATAGTTCAAAGTTCAAGTGCTTCTATGGGTATGCTAATTGCCTTAGCTTCTGAAGGTTTGTTACCTTTAACATCCGCACTTCCTATACTTTATGGGGACAATATAGGTACATGCGTTACTTCTTTATTATCTAGTATAGGAGCAAGTAGAAATGCTAAAAGAGCAGCTATAATGCATTTAACTTTCAACGTTATAGGAACTATTATATTTATGCTTATTTTAAATATTCCTATACAAGCTATAGTTACTAAAATAGATCCAAATGATGCTGCTAGACAAATAGCTAATGCTCATACATTATTCAATTTAATAAATGTTATAATACTTTTACCATTCTCTAAATTTATAGTAAAAATTGCTATGCTTTTAGTACCAGAAAAATCAACCGAAAAAGAAAGTACAAGTAATACTAAATTCTTAGATGAAAGAATGTTAGAAACTCCATCTATAGCTCTTGGCAATACTGTTAAAGAAGTACTTAGAATGGGTAATAAAGCAGCAACTGCGTTAGATTATTCTTTAAAAGGACTTATAAATAAAGATGCTCAATTAGTAAAGAATACATTTGAAACTGAAAATATAGTTAATAAACTTCAAAAAGATTTATTAAATTATCTTTTAAAATTATCAAAATCTCCTCTAAATGATGATGAAAGAGTAAAAACAGATTTATTGTTCCACACAGTAAATGACATTGAAAGGGTTTCTGATCATGCAGAAAATATAGCAGAAATAGCTCAAAATCTTATAGATGGAAATTTAAAATTCTCAAAAAATGCAGTTGATGAGATAACAGATATATATGAAAAAGCCTTAGCTAATTTTAAAAATTCATTAATAGCATTGGATAAAGGTGATTTAGATTTAGCTCGTAAGGTATTAGATTCTGAAAAAGAAGTAAATTACTTAGAAAAATTATTTAGGAAATCACATATGGACAGATTAAGTGAGAATTCATGCTCTTTAGATTCAGGAGTATTATATTTAGATTTACTTTCAAATCTAGAAAGAGTTTCTGATCACGCTTCTAATATAGCAAAACAAGTATTAAAAATAAAATAA
- a CDS encoding lysophospholipid acyltransferase family protein has product MLNYIKFATYQFIGFSLAMPKLIKFKKSPEKFSSIEKFSVLNNQAKKSLDFINIKLTVLGKDKIPKEPVLFVMNHASMLDSFILMASVDRPIGCLIADEPIWKNMPIIKDWANIIKCIYINRSNNREGIKSILEASKNILSGHSMAVFPEGDLTWIKDPNAIVSDFRNGALKIAYKANCPIVPLVIKNSRDIYEGFEPIGKIHSHPVEVEFLDPIYDHIKNSKLKSTHLSNDIKNKMIDKIKDFRNK; this is encoded by the coding sequence TTGTTAAATTATATAAAGTTTGCAACTTATCAATTTATAGGTTTTTCTTTGGCTATGCCTAAACTTATTAAGTTTAAAAAATCTCCAGAAAAATTTTCATCTATAGAAAAATTTTCTGTTCTTAATAATCAAGCAAAGAAATCTCTTGATTTTATAAATATAAAATTAACAGTCTTGGGAAAAGATAAAATTCCTAAAGAACCAGTTTTATTTGTTATGAATCATGCAAGTATGCTAGACAGCTTTATACTTATGGCTAGTGTTGATAGGCCTATAGGATGTTTAATAGCAGATGAACCTATATGGAAAAACATGCCTATAATAAAAGATTGGGCAAATATTATAAAGTGTATATATATAAATAGATCTAATAACAGAGAGGGCATAAAAAGTATATTAGAAGCATCTAAAAATATACTTTCAGGTCATAGCATGGCTGTTTTCCCTGAGGGTGATTTAACTTGGATAAAAGACCCTAATGCAATAGTCTCAGACTTTAGAAATGGTGCACTTAAAATAGCTTATAAAGCAAATTGTCCTATTGTTCCTTTAGTTATAAAAAATTCAAGAGATATATATGAAGGATTTGAGCCAATAGGAAAAATACACTCTCATCCAGTAGAGGTAGAATTTTTAGATCCTATATATGACCACATAAAAAATTCTAAATTAAAGTCAACTCATTTATCTAACGATATAAAAAATAAAATGATTGATAAAATAAAAGATTTTAGAAATAAATAA
- a CDS encoding MOSC domain-containing protein: MAKVVSINISEKKGTVKIPVDKAEIKLNYGIVNDAHAGNWHRQISMLANESIDKMRQKGFDHLKFGDFAENITTEGIEVYLLPVGSRLKIGECEVEVTQIGKKCHKGCGIKKTTGECVMPREGIFVKVIKEGYIKVNDNIEVLK, from the coding sequence ATGGCGAAAGTAGTATCAATTAATATAAGTGAAAAAAAAGGGACTGTAAAGATACCTGTAGATAAAGCTGAAATAAAACTAAATTATGGAATTGTTAATGATGCACATGCTGGAAATTGGCATCGTCAGATTTCGATGTTAGCAAATGAAAGTATAGATAAGATGAGACAAAAAGGATTTGATCATTTGAAATTTGGAGATTTTGCAGAGAATATAACAACAGAAGGTATAGAAGTATATTTATTACCCGTAGGATCTAGATTGAAAATTGGAGAATGTGAAGTTGAAGTTACTCAAATTGGAAAAAAATGTCATAAGGGGTGCGGAATAAAAAAAACTACAGGTGAATGTGTAATGCCTAGAGAGGGTATTTTTGTAAAAGTAATAAAAGAAGGATATATTAAAGTAAATGATAATATTGAAGTATTAAAATAA
- the moaC gene encoding cyclic pyranopterin monophosphate synthase MoaC, whose amino-acid sequence MLTHINEKGYAKMVDISKKDDTSRTATAVATISMNEEVIEKVKNGQVKKGDVLSVAQVAGIMGAKNTSLNIPMCHQINLVGCDLEFKIDDKNKKIKIFATCKSLGKTGVEMEALNACSIAALTIYDMCKAIDKRIIIENIHLLEKTGGKSGEFKF is encoded by the coding sequence ATGCTAACTCATATAAATGAAAAAGGTTATGCTAAGATGGTAGATATAAGCAAAAAAGATGATACGAGTAGAACAGCTACAGCAGTAGCAACTATTAGTATGAATGAAGAAGTCATAGAAAAGGTAAAAAATGGTCAAGTAAAAAAAGGCGATGTATTATCTGTAGCCCAGGTAGCTGGAATTATGGGAGCTAAAAATACCTCTCTTAATATACCTATGTGTCATCAAATAAACTTAGTAGGTTGCGACTTAGAATTTAAAATAGATGATAAAAATAAGAAAATAAAAATATTTGCAACATGCAAATCTTTAGGCAAAACAGGTGTAGAAATGGAAGCATTAAATGCTTGTTCAATAGCTGCACTTACAATATATGATATGTGTAAAGCTATTGATAAAAGAATTATTATTGAAAATATTCATCTACTAGAAAAAACTGGTGGAAAATCAGGTGAGTTTAAATTTTAG